ATGAGTCCGGTTCAATACCGAATGCATGCCTTAGAAGCTGCCTAAATATATATGTCTAACTTTATGGGTTCAGTTCAGAATGGCAGCCTATTCTTAAGAATTTTAATTATTGTTGAATGAAGGTTTTGAGTGTATGAACTTCTCTTCACCTCCATTACTGAAGTTTAAAATTACCAGATGTTATATCTACAATTATTTCATGATCGCCAGACCCAATGGTTCCGATAATTCGATCATTAGATTTTTCCTCATAGTTAACGCCATCTAATTTAACTTTACCATTACCTGAAGTAGCTTTAAAATTTATATAAAGTGATGATGGGGCTTTTTCGTATTCAATTTTTACATTACCACTTAAAGCATTTGCCGAAATATTACCAGAAGATTCCTCATTGTGTAAAGTAATGTTTCCAGATGAACTATGTGCAGTTACATTACCTACTACATTTGTTAAATACATGTTACCAGATGCTACTTCAAAGGATGAAGTAATTGCTTGCTGTTGATCTACTGTTATATTCCCCGATGCTGTTGATGTGTAAACTTTATCGGCTTGCATGTCTTTCATTTTAATATTTCCTGATGCTGCTGACACGTTCAATTGATTTGTGTTTAATTGTTCAGCTTCAATATTTCCTGACGCTGTATTT
The sequence above is a segment of the Bacillus sp. SM2101 genome. Coding sequences within it:
- a CDS encoding DUF4097 family beta strand repeat-containing protein, coding for MKKLLVGLFVVLFIGIIGSVVSINATGGLSFNTVDLLEKKEVKNEEIKKIDIDFPSTDIEVQPSDDDSFIIEVNGRVSEKLKDKFKLNVEERGDLLKVEFQDPNTFFNIGVSIVDTTVSVYLPTKVYESVTINTASGNIEAEQLNTNQLNVSAASGNIKMKDMQADKVYTSTASGNITVDQQQAITSSFEVASGNMYLTNVVGNVTAHSSSGNITLHNEESSGNISANALSGNVKIEYEKAPSSLYINFKATSGNGKVKLDGVNYEEKSNDRIIGTIGSGDHEIIVDITSGNFKLQ